A genomic region of Aeropyrum pernix K1 contains the following coding sequences:
- a CDS encoding cbb3-type cytochrome c oxidase subunit I, which produces MSGGKVSFSAEDRFTKVTMLVAFLMLPLGGLFGILQLFKRTPNFPDPVSDSTYYTALTGHGVVLAIVFTTFFIMGISAFIVSRELKTNFSRLALNLSLGLALLGTVLAAVAILSGQAKVLYTFYPPLKANPLFYIGAALLIVGSWVFMFDLFRLVLKFRRENPDLKVPVATYGILTAWVIWLVATPPVALEVLLLLVPMSLFGMEVDVLLARTLFWWFGHPLVYFWLLPAVALWYYAIPRILGVPLFSETMAKVAYILYMIASTPVGLHHQFVDPGIGPFFKLVHTLVTFVVATPSMLTAFNILATLERAGRMRGGRGLVGWVFKLPWGSLAFSGLMLPIILFANGGITGIINASFQLNTVVHNTTWIVGHFHTTVGGASALTFMAAMLLLAREMMKREVIAPWLAVAAFYMWTVGQYLFSIGYYVAGVMGAPRRTSELLYGGLAPTEWIPWLQLGAIGGMVFWIAGVILVGLIAATLLFGKKVSVPQGERVLAFDETTPGRIENGKYILEEVRFWIVVTIALAILGYIGPLYEIFARGLVPVGPVPP; this is translated from the coding sequence TGTTCAAGAGGACTCCGAACTTTCCCGACCCGGTCAGCGACTCGACCTACTACACTGCTCTGACGGGGCACGGCGTGGTTCTTGCCATCGTGTTTACCACATTCTTCATAATGGGCATCTCGGCGTTTATAGTGTCGAGGGAGCTGAAGACCAACTTCAGCAGGCTAGCTCTAAACCTCTCCCTCGGTCTGGCACTCCTGGGCACAGTGCTAGCGGCGGTAGCAATACTCTCGGGGCAGGCTAAAGTCCTCTACACCTTCTACCCTCCCCTTAAGGCTAACCCACTCTTCTACATAGGAGCTGCTCTCCTCATCGTGGGCTCTTGGGTGTTCATGTTCGACCTCTTCCGCCTGGTGCTAAAGTTCAGGAGGGAGAACCCCGATCTGAAAGTTCCTGTGGCAACATACGGCATCCTAACCGCCTGGGTTATATGGCTTGTTGCAACGCCTCCTGTAGCTCTCGAGGTCCTGCTGCTCCTAGTCCCTATGTCGCTCTTCGGTATGGAGGTCGACGTGCTCCTAGCTAGAACTTTATTCTGGTGGTTCGGCCACCCCCTCGTCTACTTCTGGCTACTACCGGCTGTCGCACTATGGTACTACGCCATACCCAGGATACTGGGTGTGCCGCTATTCAGCGAGACCATGGCTAAGGTGGCTTACATACTGTACATGATAGCCTCCACGCCCGTAGGCCTCCACCACCAGTTTGTCGACCCAGGTATAGGCCCGTTCTTCAAGCTAGTCCACACGCTGGTCACGTTCGTGGTGGCCACACCCAGCATGCTAACCGCCTTCAACATACTGGCGACGCTCGAGAGAGCGGGCAGGATGAGAGGCGGCAGGGGCCTGGTGGGCTGGGTCTTCAAGCTCCCCTGGGGTAGCCTAGCTTTCTCAGGGCTGATGCTCCCGATAATACTCTTCGCAAACGGCGGTATAACGGGCATTATAAATGCTAGCTTCCAGCTGAACACGGTTGTTCATAACACCACATGGATTGTCGGCCACTTCCACACTACGGTGGGGGGCGCGTCAGCCCTCACATTCATGGCCGCCATGCTCCTGCTGGCAAGGGAGATGATGAAGAGGGAGGTGATTGCTCCATGGTTGGCTGTGGCTGCATTCTACATGTGGACTGTGGGACAGTACCTCTTTAGCATAGGCTACTATGTGGCGGGCGTAATGGGGGCGCCTCGCAGGACCTCGGAGCTGCTGTACGGTGGTCTGGCGCCAACAGAGTGGATCCCCTGGCTGCAGCTCGGCGCCATTGGCGGCATGGTGTTCTGGATTGCAGGCGTGATTCTTGTAGGCTTGATAGCTGCTACCCTGCTCTTCGGGAAGAAGGTTAGCGTCCCCCAGGGTGAGAGGGTGCTAGCTTTCGACGAGACGACGCCGGGTAGGATAGAGAACGGCAAGTACATTCTAGAGGAGGTTAGGTTCTGGATAGTAGTGACTATAGCCCTGGCCATTCTAGGCTATATAGGCCCGCTTTACGAAATCTTCGCTAGAGGGCTGGTGCCTGTAGGGCCCGTCCCGCCCTAA